From one Macaca nemestrina isolate mMacNem1 chromosome 5, mMacNem.hap1, whole genome shotgun sequence genomic stretch:
- the LOC105474450 gene encoding WD repeat-containing protein 46: protein MGEMETAPKPGRDVPPKKDKLQTKRKKPRRYWEEETVPTTDGASPGPPCNKKNRELRPQRPKNAHILKKSRISKQPQVPKKPQEWKNPESQRSLSGAQDPFPGPAPVPVEVVQKFCRIDKSRKLPRSKAKTRSRLEVAEAEEEETSIKAARSELLLAEEPGFLEGEDGEDTAKICQADIVEAVDIASAAKHFDLNLRQFGPYRLNYSRTGRHLAFGGRRGHVAALDWVTKKLMCEINVMEAVRDIRFLHSEALLAVAQNRWLHIYDNQGIELHCIRRCDRVTRLEFLPFHFLLATASETGFLTYLDVSVGKIVAALNVRAGRLDVMSQNPYNAVIHLGHSNGTVSLWSPAMKEPLAKILCHRGGVRAVAVDSTGTYMATSGLDHQLKIFDLRGTYQPLSTRTLPHGAGHLAFSQRGLLVAGMGDVVNIWAGQGKASPPSLEQPYLTHRLSGPVHGLQFCPFEDVLGVGHSGGVTSMLVPGAGEPNFDGLESNPYRSRKQRQEWEVKALLEKVPAELICLDPRALAEVDVISLEQGKKERIERLGYDPEAKAPFQPKPKQKGRSSTASLVKRKRKVMDEEHRDKVRQSLQQQQQQQQQKEAKAKSTGARPSALDRFVR, encoded by the exons ATGGGCGAGATGGAGACAGCCCCCAAGCCGGGCAGGGATGTCCCGCCcaagaaagacaaacttcagACCAAGAGAAAG AAACCGCGGCGATACTGGGAGGAAGAGACTGTTCCGACCACAGACGGagcctctccagggcctccttgTAACAAGAAGAATCGGGAGCTCCGTCCTCAGAGACCAAAAAATGCTCACATATTAAAGAAGTCTCGGATCTCTAAGCAGCCTCAGGTCCCGAAGAAACCCCAAGAGTGGAAGAACCCGGAGTCCCAGCGGAGCTTGTCCGGG GCCCAAGATCCAttcccaggccccgcccccgTCCCTGTGGAGGTGGTCCAGAAGTTCTGTCGTATTGACAAATCCCGAAAG CTACCACGTTCTAAAGCCAAAACTCGAAGCCGACTTGAGGTGGCTGAAGCTGAGGAAGAGGAAACAAGTATCAAAGCTGCTCGTTCTGAGCTGCTGCTTGCTGAGGAACCGGG GTTTCTGGAAGGGGAGGATGGGGAAGACACAGCAAAGATATGCCAGGCTGACATTGTGGAGGCTGTGGACATTGCAAGTGCAGCCAAG cactttgacttGAATCTGAGGCAATTTGGGCCCTACAGACTAAACTACTCTCGAACTGGAAG ACACCTGGCTTTTGGAGGGCGCCGAGGTCATGTGGCTGCCCTTGATTGGGTAACAAAGAAGCTTATGTGCGAGATCAACGTCATGGAGGCAGTGCGGGACATCCG GTTTCTCCATTCTGAGGCACTGCTTGCTGTTGCCCAGAACCGCTGGCTCCACATCTATGACAATCAGGGCATTGAGCTCCACTGTATCCGCCGGTGTGACCGAGTGACACGGCTTGAGTTCCTGCCCTTCCACTTCCTCCTGGCTACAGCT tcAGAAACAGGGTTTCTGACCTACCTGGATGTATCAGTGGGGAAGATCGTGGCAGCTCTGAATGTTCGAGCTGGGCGGCTCGATGTCATGAGTCAGAACCCTTACAATGCTGTCATCCATCTCGGACACAGCAATG GTACTGTGTCTTTATGGAGTCCAGCTATGAAGGAGCCACTGGCAAAGATTCTCTGTCATCGTGGTGGGGTCCGGGCTGTGGCAGTAGATTCTACAGGCAC GTACATGGCCACCTCTGGCCTAGACCACCAGCTGAAGATCTTTGACTTGAGAGGGACCTACCAGCCTCTGAGCACTCGGACCCTGCCCCATGGAGCAGGGCACCTGGCCTTCTCCCAGAGGGGACTGCTGGTGGCGGGAATGGGTGATGTTGTCAACatctgggcagggcaggggaaggcCAGCCCACCCTCCCTTGAACAGCCCTACCTCACCCACCGGCTCTCAGGCCCTGTGCATGGCCTTCAGTTCTGCCCCTTTGAAGATGTGCTAGGGGTGGGGCACAGTGGGGGCGTCACCAGCATGCTGGTCCCTG gGGCCGGTGAGCCCAACTTTGATGGCCTGGAGAGTAATCCTTACAGAAGCCGGAAGCAACGCCAGGAGTGGGAGGTGAAGGCCCTGCTAGAGAAG GTACCTGCAGAGCTTATTTGTCTTGACCCGCGAGCCCTGGCCGAGGTGGATGTCATCTCTCTGGAGCAGGGAAAGAAGGAGCGGATAGAGAGGCTG GGCTATGACCCAGAGGCTAAGGCTCCCTTCCAGCCAAAGCCAAAGCAGAAGGGCCGCAGCTCCACAGCAAGCCTggtgaagaggaagaggaaggtcATGGATGAGGAACACAGG GACAAGGTCCGGCAGAgccttcagcagcagcagcagcagcagcagcagaaggaaGCGAAGGCCAAGTCCACAGGGGCCCGGCCATCTGCCCTGGACAGATTTGTGCGCTGA
- the LOC105474447 gene encoding beta-1,3-galactosyltransferase 4, translating to MPLRLFRRLLFTALLLVIVWTLFGPSGLGEELLSLSLASLLPAPASPGPPLALPRLLIPNQEACGGPGAPPFLLILVCTAPENLNQRNAIRASWGGLREARGLRVQTLFLLGEPNAQHPMWGSQGNDLASESAAQGDILQAAFQDSYRNLTLKTLSGLNWAEKHCPMARYVLKTDDDVYVNVPELVSELVLRGGRWEQWERSTEPQREAEVGNEQQEGGQALHSEEVPLLYLGRVHWRVNPSRTPGGRHRVSEEQWPHTWGPFPPYASGTGYVLSASAVQLILKVASRAPPLPLEDVFVGVSARRGGLAPTQCVKLAGATHYPLDRCCYGKFLLTSHRLDPWKMQEAWKLVGGSDGERTAPFCSWFQGVLGILRCRAIAWLHS from the coding sequence ATGCCGCTCAGGCTCTTCCGGCGCCTGCTCTTCACCGCTCTGCTGCTGGTGATCGTCTGGACCCTCTTCGGGCCTTCGGGGTTGGGGGAGGAGCTGCTGAGCCTCTCACTAGCCTCCCTGCTACCAGCCCCCGCCTCACCGGGGCcgcccctggccctgccccgcCTCTTGATCCCCAACCAGGAAGCTTGCGGTGGTCCCGGGGCTCCTCCCTTCCTGCTCATCCTGGTGTGCACGGCTCCGGAAAATCTGAACCAGAGAAACGCCATTCGGGCCTCGTGGGGCGGGCTGCGCGAGGCCCGGGGACTCAGGGTACAGACGCTATTCCTGCTGGGAGAGCCGAACGCACAGCACCCCATGTGGGGCTCCCAGGGGAACGACCTGGCCTCGGAGTCAGCAGCCCAGGGGGATATCTTGCAGGCCGCCTTCCAGGACTCCTACCGCAACCTCACCCTCAAGACCCTCAGTGGGCTGAACTGGGCTGAGAAACACTGCCCCATGGCCCGATACGTCCTCAAGACGGACGATGATGTGTATGTCAACGTCCCCGAACTGGTATCAGAGCTGGTCTTGCGAGGGGGCCGTTGGGAGCAATGGGAGAGAAGCACGGAACCCCagagagaggctgaggttggaaatGAACAGCAGGAAGGAGGCCAGGCCTTGCACAGCGAGGAAGTGCCTCTTCTGTACCTGGGCCGGGTGCACTGGCGAGTAAACCCCTCTCGGACACCAGGGGGCAGGCACCGTGTATCAGAGGAGCAGTGGCCTCACACCTGGGGCCCCTTCCCACCCTATGCCTCAGGCACGGGGTATGTGTTGTCAGCGTCTGCTGTGCAGCTTATTCTCAAGGTGGCTAGCCGGGCACCCCCTCTCCCGTTAGAGGATGTCTTTGTGGGGGTAAGTGCCCGAAGAGGAGGCCTCGCCCCAACACAGTGTGTCAAGCTGGCTGGTGCCACCCACTACCCACTAGACCGGTGCTGCTATGGGAAATTCCTGCTGACGTCCCACAGGCTGGACCCCTGGAAGATGCAGGAAGCCTGGAAGCTGGTGGGTGGCTCTGACGGGGAAAGGACTGCGCCCTTTTGCTCCTGGTTCCAGGGAGTCCTGGGCATCCTGCGGTGTCGAGCAATAGCCTGGCTTCACAGCTGA
- the LOC105474448 gene encoding small ribosomal subunit protein uS13 → MSLVIPEKFQHILRVLNTNIDGRRKIAFAITAIKGVGRRYAHVVLRKADIDLTKRAGELTEDEVERVITIMQNPRQYKIPDWFLNRQKDVKDGKYSQVLANGLDNKLREDLERLKKIRAHRGLRHFWGLRVRGQHTKTTGRRGRTVGVSKKK, encoded by the exons ATG TCTCTAGTGATCCCTGAAAAGTTCCAGCATATTTTGCGAGTACTCAACACCAATATCGATGGGCGGCGGAAAATAGCCTTTGCCATCACTGCCATTAAG GGTGTGGGCCGAAGATATGCTCATGTGGTGTTGAGGAAAGCAGACATTGACCTCACCAAGAGGGCGGGAGAACTCACTGAGGATGAG GTGGAACGTGTGATCACCATTATGCAGAATCCACGCCAGTACAAGATCCCAGACTGGTTCTTGAACAGACAGAAGGATGTAAAGGATGGAAAATATAGCCAG GTCCTAGCCAATGGTCTGGACAACAAGCTCCGTGAAGACCTGGAGCGACTGAAGAAGATTcgggcccatagagggctgcgccACTTCTGGGG CCTTCGTGTCCGAGGCCAGCACACCAAGACCACTGGCCGCCGTGGCCGCACCGTGGGTGTGTCCAAGAAGAAATAA